The following are encoded in a window of Roseimaritima ulvae genomic DNA:
- a CDS encoding P27 family phage terminase small subunit, which translates to MKRGRKKKSDERRSAESGGQTRLVHGLAADSVALEMPDGLEPDAVAEWRRVAPMLLTLDRSTLLDVQALETYCRTWGIFCRTVKQLCCEMERTPGKPAPLVGVTLRGNPRPSTLAIIGIRYGLQLLNLSRQFGFSPRTVWLTHSEKGRPAIPSEIHKMRGNPSNRTDLDEEESQTGDVLPHAELGAAPSILGKEGIRHWHDMIYALDSVGLANGIYRPPIVVGCFAYSMSVRAYRLQQKSPIAVLDGKTTGRAIENPLSLLFRKSSDLASDVWKDFGMTPSARRRLLVPSETKRRTTRIYIGDEA; encoded by the coding sequence ATGAAGCGAGGGCGCAAAAAGAAGTCAGACGAGCGGCGTAGCGCTGAATCTGGCGGCCAGACGCGACTGGTTCATGGACTTGCCGCCGACTCCGTCGCGCTGGAGATGCCAGACGGTTTGGAGCCGGACGCAGTGGCCGAGTGGCGACGTGTTGCTCCGATGCTGCTGACGCTGGACCGATCGACGCTGCTGGACGTCCAGGCACTCGAAACTTACTGCCGAACCTGGGGGATCTTCTGCCGGACGGTCAAGCAGCTGTGTTGTGAGATGGAACGCACGCCCGGAAAACCGGCGCCGCTGGTGGGCGTGACGCTCCGCGGCAATCCGCGTCCTTCGACGTTGGCCATCATCGGGATTCGTTACGGCCTGCAGTTGCTGAACCTTTCGCGGCAGTTTGGCTTCTCGCCTCGCACCGTTTGGCTTACTCACAGCGAAAAAGGGCGGCCGGCAATCCCCAGTGAGATCCACAAGATGCGGGGGAACCCAAGCAATCGTACGGACTTGGATGAGGAAGAATCCCAGACGGGCGACGTGCTACCCCACGCTGAGCTTGGAGCCGCCCCATCGATTCTCGGTAAAGAAGGGATTCGGCATTGGCACGACATGATTTATGCACTGGATTCCGTGGGGCTGGCCAATGGAATTTACCGACCGCCCATCGTGGTGGGATGTTTTGCCTATTCGATGAGCGTGAGGGCTTATCGACTGCAGCAGAAAAGTCCCATTGCGGTGCTGGATGGCAAGACCACCGGCCGGGCGATCGAGAACCCTTTGTCGCTTCTGTTTCGCAAAAGCAGCGATCTGGCGAGCGATGTCTGGAAGGATTTCGGTATGACGCCATCGGCACGACGTCGACTGCTTGTGCCATCGGAAACCAAACGCCGCACGACTCGAATCTATATCGGTGATGAAGCGTGA
- a CDS encoding ASCH domain-containing protein: protein MRAITIHRPWAWAIAEGLKTIENRPWHSDYTGRLLIHAGKSKGSDVTAVEFMRSIGIDGSPFEQIPGGAIVAVVDMVRCEAFCPAPSLLDPSPVPIADPWAFGPYCFRLANVIKLPQPVPCKGQLGLWTPNAETVNAVSRQMADGIR, encoded by the coding sequence ATGAGAGCGATCACAATTCACCGTCCGTGGGCCTGGGCCATCGCCGAGGGCCTGAAGACAATCGAGAACCGACCTTGGCACTCGGACTACACCGGCCGTCTGCTGATTCATGCGGGCAAGTCGAAAGGCTCCGACGTCACGGCGGTGGAGTTCATGCGGTCCATCGGTATCGATGGCTCGCCATTTGAGCAGATCCCCGGGGGTGCAATCGTCGCGGTCGTCGACATGGTTCGTTGCGAAGCGTTCTGCCCTGCCCCATCGTTGCTTGATCCCTCCCCCGTCCCGATTGCCGATCCGTGGGCGTTTGGTCCCTATTGCTTCCGTCTCGCCAACGTGATCAAGCTTCCCCAGCCGGTGCCCTGCAAGGGACAGCTGGGCCTCTGGACCCCAAACGCCGAAACCGTCAACGCCGTTTCCCGTCAGATGGCCGATGGCATACGATAA
- a CDS encoding methyltransferase: MATATRKKRRTKSERSAQAAEALARAVENDSHANYQPIIDGFVARGLKAEDIRPRENVFTYPAWQAKGRQVRRGERGVKIFVRVPVDESKPADTKPATPDGKKAKRTVGRRAVVFHISQTFEIGSDDAGQPLPVAPDGDDNQAPTPRKPDAQRIAAQLRRSADVLTKQIEHKLRPMTQRPTARRNWHYIQRQFEGQDMLKTQHAMHALADAWEAGTIPESLKAVRQRYAILRMVSKGVDTSGYYSARRTDEYRDNSETAQTLRRFLAGDADAARRAEEVEAAEQLTSRENELRLCSRPGFFPTPDSVIAEMLRRADIQPGDRILEPSAGMGHIIRALVADPLPTIRYAMGSIDIRWCEINAECREFIGTSIDYPRCQALSEDGVHDFLEIDPCDVGLFDRILMNPPFENGQDAEHVMAAADFLEPGGRLVAIVSEGLFYRRDRKAKEFREWLDEVDGYSFKLPDNAFDGPDAVRPTKVATRIVVIEEPAE, encoded by the coding sequence ATGGCTACCGCCACGCGCAAAAAGCGACGAACCAAGTCCGAACGATCTGCTCAGGCCGCCGAGGCACTCGCCCGAGCCGTCGAAAATGACAGCCACGCGAACTACCAACCGATCATCGACGGCTTTGTGGCTCGCGGCCTGAAGGCTGAAGACATCAGACCACGCGAGAACGTTTTCACTTATCCCGCATGGCAAGCCAAGGGCCGGCAGGTTCGGCGTGGTGAACGCGGAGTGAAAATCTTTGTCCGTGTGCCCGTCGACGAATCGAAACCGGCAGACACAAAGCCAGCCACGCCCGACGGCAAGAAGGCGAAGCGAACTGTCGGCCGCCGCGCCGTTGTGTTTCACATCTCCCAGACGTTTGAGATCGGCAGCGACGATGCAGGCCAGCCACTGCCGGTCGCTCCCGATGGCGACGACAACCAGGCCCCCACGCCACGCAAACCCGATGCTCAGCGCATCGCGGCCCAACTGCGGCGATCCGCCGATGTGCTCACCAAGCAGATTGAACACAAACTGCGACCGATGACCCAACGTCCGACTGCTCGCCGTAATTGGCACTACATCCAGCGACAATTCGAAGGCCAGGACATGCTGAAGACTCAGCACGCCATGCACGCGCTGGCAGACGCTTGGGAAGCGGGGACCATCCCCGAGTCGCTCAAAGCCGTTCGACAGCGGTATGCGATTCTGCGGATGGTTTCGAAGGGCGTCGACACGTCCGGCTACTATTCGGCTCGCCGCACCGATGAGTACCGAGACAACAGCGAGACGGCTCAAACGCTGCGACGGTTCCTCGCCGGGGATGCGGACGCGGCTCGACGTGCCGAAGAAGTCGAGGCCGCCGAACAACTGACCAGCCGAGAAAACGAACTGCGGTTGTGCTCACGTCCGGGGTTCTTCCCCACGCCCGATAGCGTGATCGCTGAAATGCTCCGGCGGGCTGACATTCAGCCTGGTGATCGAATTCTTGAACCGTCGGCCGGCATGGGGCACATCATCCGTGCTCTGGTCGCCGATCCCCTGCCGACGATTCGATACGCCATGGGCTCGATCGACATTCGCTGGTGTGAGATCAACGCCGAATGCCGCGAGTTTATCGGCACGTCGATCGACTACCCCCGCTGCCAGGCGCTCAGTGAGGACGGTGTCCACGACTTCCTCGAGATCGATCCCTGTGACGTCGGACTGTTTGACCGCATCCTGATGAATCCGCCCTTCGAAAACGGGCAGGACGCCGAGCACGTGATGGCCGCGGCGGACTTCTTGGAGCCCGGCGGCCGACTGGTGGCCATCGTCAGCGAAGGGCTGTTCTATCGCCGCGATCGCAAGGCAAAGGAATTCCGGGAATGGCTCGATGAGGTCGATGGTTACTCATTCAAGCTGCCCGACAACGCCTTCGATGGCCCCGACGCGGTGAGGCCTACCAAAGTCGCCACGCGAATTGTGGTGATCGAGGAGCCAGCCGAATGA
- a CDS encoding DUF7192 family protein, with protein sequence MTISTTLIENNWLIQMDGLHDAPAVIDRPGNLFREKYENRLANAERFAEWHGRTDLANFADLIQAMHRPWTYGQNVVDRMHRDLEGLTIEKPKSHRRRVRFSEDDGAEICYDRLRSGNPFWRTTRRQLRTSLKPVSVLINIGGNGGRTADELLWAASAGISTVEVLEAAGIRAEVFVCDAVSRCWNNCTRGGVFSMQVKAASDPLDRDALIAATSPWFFRNVFFSAHTLPADDCSEGLGRHASLESMPTLINRVCSDPRRIIIENCYTRSDAGNAVRNAIGVASAAA encoded by the coding sequence ATGACCATCTCCACCACGCTGATCGAAAACAATTGGCTGATCCAAATGGACGGACTGCACGACGCCCCGGCCGTGATTGATCGCCCGGGCAACCTCTTTCGCGAAAAGTATGAGAACCGCTTGGCGAATGCTGAACGCTTTGCCGAGTGGCACGGGCGAACCGATCTGGCGAATTTTGCTGATCTGATCCAGGCCATGCACCGCCCTTGGACCTACGGACAAAACGTTGTCGATCGGATGCATCGCGACCTTGAAGGACTGACGATCGAAAAACCCAAGAGCCATCGCCGACGCGTACGATTTAGCGAAGATGATGGCGCGGAGATTTGCTACGACCGCCTTCGCTCAGGCAACCCGTTCTGGCGAACCACACGCCGCCAGTTGCGGACGTCGCTCAAACCCGTCTCGGTGTTGATCAACATCGGTGGGAACGGTGGACGAACTGCCGACGAACTGCTGTGGGCCGCCAGTGCGGGCATCTCCACCGTGGAAGTACTCGAAGCCGCCGGCATTCGTGCCGAAGTGTTCGTTTGCGACGCGGTTTCACGATGCTGGAACAACTGCACCCGCGGCGGCGTGTTTTCGATGCAAGTCAAAGCGGCCAGCGACCCGCTTGATCGCGACGCGCTGATCGCGGCCACGTCGCCTTGGTTCTTCCGCAACGTTTTCTTCTCGGCTCACACCTTGCCTGCAGACGACTGCAGCGAAGGACTCGGCCGGCATGCATCGCTCGAAAGCATGCCGACGCTGATCAACCGCGTTTGCTCCGACCCACGTCGGATCATCATCGAAAATTGCTACACCCGTAGCGATGCCGGCAACGCTGTCCGCAATGCCATCGGTGTTGCCTCGGCCGCCGCTTAG
- a CDS encoding AAA family ATPase: MSDIMLPTNPENVNETEVLCQGRRPGDTGYGTSRYRAKCPACKKMIEQGDKIEIYSRPGKRNRWKHADCTSAGKPNQPTTPSPATPAASDVSSQLIADLVKRITELENRPAAESIEIRQPDDRLIRIEGKTHSVFPRVLQLAAARKPVFLPGPSGCGKSHLGGQVAEALELRFASISCSAGMSEAQLLGRLVPRGENGQFQFVGTEFLDCFENGGVFLFDEIDAADPNVLLVINAALANGFVTVANRPENPTAKRHPDFVCIAAANTFGRGADRLYVGRNELDDATLDRFRIGTVPMEYDADVEAALCPDDSLRNRLLMYRERVIESRLERTISSRFMRDAYEMKTLYDWSLDDIDNQLFAGWSDDERQRITG, from the coding sequence ATGAGCGACATCATGCTACCGACGAACCCCGAAAACGTCAACGAAACCGAAGTCCTCTGCCAAGGTCGTCGCCCCGGCGATACCGGCTACGGAACGTCCCGCTATCGTGCAAAGTGCCCCGCCTGCAAAAAAATGATCGAACAGGGCGACAAGATCGAAATCTACTCCCGCCCCGGCAAACGCAATCGCTGGAAGCATGCGGATTGCACGTCGGCCGGGAAACCGAATCAACCGACGACGCCGTCACCCGCGACGCCGGCCGCCTCGGACGTTTCGAGCCAATTGATTGCCGACCTGGTGAAGCGAATCACCGAACTGGAAAACCGACCCGCAGCGGAGTCGATTGAAATCCGCCAGCCCGATGACCGCTTGATCCGCATCGAAGGCAAAACCCACAGCGTATTCCCTCGGGTGCTGCAATTGGCCGCCGCCCGCAAACCTGTATTCTTGCCCGGCCCGTCGGGCTGCGGAAAAAGTCATCTCGGCGGCCAAGTCGCCGAAGCGCTCGAGCTGCGGTTTGCGTCGATCAGTTGCTCGGCCGGAATGAGCGAAGCCCAGCTGCTCGGCCGGCTGGTTCCACGCGGTGAGAACGGACAATTTCAGTTTGTCGGTACCGAGTTCCTGGATTGCTTTGAAAACGGCGGCGTGTTCCTGTTCGATGAAATCGACGCCGCCGATCCCAACGTCCTGCTCGTGATCAACGCGGCATTGGCAAACGGGTTCGTCACCGTCGCGAACCGCCCGGAGAACCCAACTGCTAAACGCCACCCTGACTTCGTTTGCATTGCGGCGGCGAACACCTTCGGCCGCGGTGCCGATCGCCTCTACGTGGGACGCAACGAGTTGGACGATGCGACGCTGGACCGCTTCCGCATCGGCACCGTGCCGATGGAATACGACGCCGACGTGGAAGCGGCACTGTGCCCCGACGATTCGCTCCGCAACCGACTGCTGATGTACCGGGAACGGGTGATCGAATCGCGACTGGAACGGACGATCAGCAGCCGCTTCATGCGAGACGCCTACGAAATGAAAACGCTATACGACTGGTCGCTTGACGACATCGACAACCAGTTGTTCGCCGGCTGGTCTGACGATGAGCGACAACGCATCACCGGCTAA
- a CDS encoding DUF4339 domain-containing protein, with amino-acid sequence MANSWFYEILGDEFGPVSSAELKRLVADNKIDRDTIVRLANGTRRAPAYRIKGLFPAEQTVAEPISTVPVAAMVQPAGSLPASKHPRRKLDALTLTLAGGLCVFAITSIVLLLLVILRPATPKPVATTNQPQPPAPSPQSTVEATAHTQPRVEEGKEPVSEIAAESSPVTSPDVLITETAKRLGVEAMYVKDIGDITLLVGVDQMRAYVPQNHNYPLITGTDIGFKIRFLTADERVEEPSAGFIPVNGRPEQVKLSSSDPSLIEVFDDGSAGVRGAGKAIVSVECAAARISIPIQVAKVPFNVGYGKSDPKTIIATLGIPQRKRAYVVRWPQSKIIDQMYYGPDAGSQEVGEHWEYDKLPGLSIRVIGTFVEDIGMRDRPPGFTPVTVRR; translated from the coding sequence ATGGCCAACTCTTGGTTCTACGAAATCTTGGGGGACGAGTTCGGTCCTGTATCATCTGCTGAGCTGAAGAGGCTCGTTGCCGACAATAAGATTGATCGAGATACTATCGTCCGCCTCGCAAATGGGACGAGGCGAGCCCCAGCGTACCGGATTAAGGGGCTTTTTCCTGCTGAGCAAACGGTGGCGGAACCGATCTCGACTGTTCCTGTGGCAGCAATGGTTCAGCCGGCCGGTTCTTTGCCCGCGTCGAAACATCCTCGCCGAAAGCTCGATGCACTTACTCTAACGCTCGCCGGTGGGTTGTGTGTTTTCGCGATCACCTCGATTGTTCTTTTGTTACTCGTGATCTTGAGGCCAGCTACTCCAAAGCCGGTGGCGACTACGAATCAACCACAGCCTCCCGCGCCTTCCCCACAATCAACCGTAGAGGCGACCGCTCATACTCAGCCTAGGGTTGAAGAAGGGAAGGAACCGGTTTCGGAAATTGCTGCAGAATCTAGCCCCGTTACTTCGCCGGATGTGTTGATTACCGAAACTGCGAAACGGCTTGGTGTCGAAGCAATGTACGTGAAAGATATTGGCGACATCACCCTGCTTGTTGGCGTTGATCAGATGCGCGCTTACGTCCCTCAGAACCACAACTATCCCTTGATAACCGGAACTGACATTGGATTTAAAATTCGATTTCTTACGGCTGACGAGAGAGTAGAAGAGCCGAGTGCCGGGTTCATTCCCGTAAACGGAAGACCTGAACAGGTGAAGCTTTCTTCAAGTGACCCGAGTTTGATTGAGGTTTTTGACGATGGAAGTGCGGGTGTTCGAGGCGCCGGAAAAGCAATCGTTTCCGTTGAATGTGCTGCTGCACGAATCTCAATTCCGATTCAAGTCGCCAAAGTTCCATTTAACGTCGGCTATGGCAAATCGGATCCTAAGACGATAATTGCCACGCTAGGGATTCCGCAACGAAAACGAGCTTACGTCGTTCGTTGGCCTCAATCGAAAATCATTGACCAAATGTACTATGGACCCGATGCCGGATCACAAGAGGTTGGCGAGCACTGGGAGTACGACAAGCTTCCGGGACTTTCGATACGTGTGATCGGTACCTTCGTCGAAGATATTGGAATGCGTGACCGGCCACCAGGTTTCACACCTGTAACTGTTAGGCGTTGA
- a CDS encoding GNAT family N-acetyltransferase — MQSSDPVTLATDRIEVSVNCEIDQTFRVESVASMFDVSVAERSAETFKVQVPKPTEDWQIGAIVGPSGSGKSTVAREAYGKQLWEGARWPRGKSLLDGFDKSNDVKEITQMLTAVGFSTVPAWVRPYHVLSNGQKFRCDLARALLSNHELIAFDEFTSVVDRTVAKIGSAAVAKSIRKGIVAKKFVAVTCHYDILEWLTPDWVLDMASGKLARGCLRRPCIELGIRRVKPKSAWPLFKRHHYLSGSLGPCIAAYVAFIDDQPVAFCAGGPMLGRKNFVRLTRTVVLPDFQGVGIGSTLSDWTAARFAASGKRVAATTGNPAMIAKRQRSPRWRVHSVSRHGKPPTATFRTGKNNSDRYVGALNRATVAFEYVPAADTAS, encoded by the coding sequence ATGCAAAGTAGTGACCCTGTAACGCTGGCGACCGACCGCATCGAGGTATCGGTAAACTGTGAGATTGACCAGACGTTTCGCGTCGAATCGGTAGCGTCGATGTTCGATGTATCGGTAGCCGAGCGTTCTGCGGAAACGTTCAAGGTCCAAGTCCCGAAACCTACGGAGGATTGGCAAATCGGCGCCATCGTGGGACCTTCAGGAAGCGGTAAGAGTACCGTCGCGCGTGAAGCGTACGGCAAGCAGCTGTGGGAGGGAGCTCGCTGGCCGCGTGGTAAATCGTTGCTCGACGGATTCGACAAATCGAACGACGTCAAAGAAATCACGCAGATGCTGACGGCTGTGGGGTTCTCAACGGTACCGGCTTGGGTTCGACCGTATCACGTACTGAGCAACGGGCAAAAGTTCCGCTGCGACCTGGCTCGGGCTCTGTTGTCGAATCACGAGCTGATTGCGTTTGACGAGTTCACCAGTGTGGTCGATCGTACAGTCGCGAAGATCGGTTCAGCGGCGGTGGCGAAGTCCATCCGTAAGGGCATTGTCGCGAAGAAGTTCGTTGCGGTAACGTGTCACTACGACATCCTAGAATGGTTGACGCCGGACTGGGTGCTAGACATGGCGAGCGGCAAGCTCGCAAGGGGGTGCCTTAGGCGACCCTGCATCGAACTCGGTATCCGACGGGTCAAACCAAAATCAGCATGGCCCCTGTTTAAGCGTCATCACTATTTAAGCGGTAGCCTCGGACCTTGCATCGCTGCCTACGTCGCCTTCATCGACGATCAGCCGGTAGCGTTTTGCGCGGGCGGTCCGATGCTCGGCCGGAAGAATTTTGTAAGACTCACCCGTACCGTCGTGCTGCCTGACTTTCAGGGAGTGGGAATAGGTTCGACGCTCAGCGACTGGACGGCGGCCCGGTTTGCCGCGTCAGGCAAACGTGTTGCAGCCACCACGGGAAATCCCGCGATGATCGCGAAGCGACAACGTTCTCCACGGTGGAGAGTTCATTCCGTCAGCCGTCACGGCAAGCCGCCGACGGCAACCTTCAGAACGGGAAAGAACAACTCGGATCGCTACGTCGGCGCCTTAAATCGTGCCACGGTCGCGTTTGAATACGTGCCGGCAGCAGACACAGCCAGTTAG
- a CDS encoding ParB N-terminal domain-containing protein translates to MAKKKPAATSPSVDAAADVDKMFVPMDSISPNPANTQQHPASQIAFLVARIRQFGQYAPLQVASDNVILKGNGTYQAMQQAGLTEAWIERQPFASTSPQGVAFSIGDNRASQLGETDEDLVAMQFDALPAEFQEFTGFEAADFEEEDEEDEYGGGGLETVEASFQVIVTLENESEQQELFERLKTEGKKCKVVTL, encoded by the coding sequence ATGGCTAAGAAGAAACCCGCCGCCACGTCGCCCAGCGTCGATGCTGCCGCGGATGTCGACAAGATGTTTGTCCCGATGGACTCGATCAGTCCCAACCCGGCAAACACGCAGCAGCATCCGGCTTCGCAGATCGCGTTCCTTGTCGCGCGAATCCGCCAATTCGGGCAGTATGCACCGCTTCAGGTGGCCAGTGACAACGTGATCCTGAAGGGGAACGGCACCTATCAGGCGATGCAACAGGCCGGCCTGACGGAAGCCTGGATCGAGCGGCAACCATTTGCATCGACCAGCCCCCAGGGCGTTGCGTTCAGCATCGGCGACAACCGAGCCTCGCAGCTGGGCGAGACCGATGAGGACCTGGTTGCGATGCAATTCGATGCGTTGCCAGCCGAGTTTCAGGAATTCACCGGATTCGAGGCGGCAGATTTTGAGGAAGAGGATGAAGAGGACGAATACGGCGGCGGCGGCCTTGAGACCGTCGAGGCATCGTTTCAGGTCATCGTGACGCTGGAAAATGAATCGGAACAGCAAGAACTGTTTGAACGGCTCAAAACGGAAGGGAAGAAATGCAAAGTAGTGACCCTGTAA
- a CDS encoding HNH endonuclease signature motif containing protein, protein MIRKFCPELGCRVLVVSGRCDEHKRTARKQAAKPVEDQTEWERESKKFLNSKVWKDLAQWKLSQDPVCEYCEGNKRPPQLATQCDHVKPRKQFPELALDADNLRSACDYCHAKKTRWEKKVYG, encoded by the coding sequence GTGATTCGAAAATTTTGCCCCGAGCTCGGCTGCCGTGTTTTGGTGGTCAGTGGCCGCTGTGACGAGCACAAACGTACGGCACGGAAACAGGCAGCCAAACCCGTCGAAGACCAAACCGAGTGGGAACGCGAATCGAAAAAGTTTCTGAATTCGAAGGTTTGGAAGGATCTTGCTCAGTGGAAACTGTCTCAAGATCCAGTGTGCGAATACTGCGAGGGCAACAAGCGACCTCCACAGCTGGCCACGCAATGCGACCACGTCAAACCGCGCAAACAATTTCCTGAGCTGGCGCTGGACGCAGACAACCTGCGCAGCGCTTGCGACTATTGCCACGCCAAGAAAACTCGATGGGAGAAGAAAGTCTATGGCTAA
- a CDS encoding glycosyltransferase, whose protein sequence is MDVRSIRRPICDGCQHRKPRDRCGLLPEGRNYIEGAKGLPNPNAYCPDHEWAGPFVRGRVGFLSECYMPVGGTEVWHQTLLPRLRDVVGFVSFNGAMTRGDLAKLPCTTGIGLEAARQLAWCVDVLVVWGLGSQLSEILTRATPKVVVVNHFDDRADWNNRLLQEAEPHADRFVHLCKSGRNVCGTDACYIPNAPAPERIQADQPRHLIRQELGVLPEQRMLVSISRLAPEKRLDVLIRAANQLPANYRFVLAGTGNDSAYEGYLRGLAGNRVQFVGSVEHPGRLLRAADSFVSASACEGYGLSAAEAMLAGVPVVSTPVGLLEDSPELARLVPINGTATDWVTAIHTDFANPQAQRRRANIAQRKIDRVQAFAESWQHLIDEVAR, encoded by the coding sequence GTGGATGTTCGATCGATCCGGCGGCCGATTTGCGACGGCTGCCAACACCGCAAACCTCGCGACCGCTGCGGTCTGCTGCCGGAAGGCCGCAACTACATCGAGGGTGCGAAAGGCCTGCCGAACCCAAACGCCTATTGCCCCGATCACGAGTGGGCGGGACCGTTCGTCCGGGGGCGAGTGGGTTTTCTTTCCGAATGTTACATGCCCGTTGGCGGTACCGAGGTGTGGCACCAAACCTTGTTGCCGCGGCTTCGCGATGTGGTTGGATTCGTATCGTTCAATGGGGCCATGACCCGTGGGGATCTGGCAAAATTGCCCTGCACCACTGGCATTGGACTCGAAGCGGCACGACAGTTGGCCTGGTGTGTGGATGTGCTTGTCGTCTGGGGGCTTGGCAGCCAGTTGTCGGAAATCCTTACACGAGCGACCCCCAAGGTGGTTGTCGTCAATCACTTCGATGACCGTGCGGATTGGAACAATCGACTTTTGCAAGAAGCAGAGCCGCATGCCGACCGGTTCGTTCATCTTTGCAAGTCTGGCCGGAATGTTTGTGGAACGGACGCGTGCTACATTCCCAACGCTCCCGCACCGGAACGCATTCAAGCCGATCAACCACGTCATCTGATTCGCCAAGAGTTGGGCGTTCTACCTGAGCAACGGATGCTGGTCAGCATTTCGCGGTTGGCACCGGAAAAGCGATTGGACGTTCTGATTCGTGCCGCCAACCAATTGCCGGCAAATTATCGGTTTGTGTTGGCGGGGACCGGCAACGACTCAGCCTATGAAGGCTACCTGCGAGGCTTGGCGGGAAACCGCGTCCAGTTCGTGGGTTCTGTGGAACATCCTGGGCGTCTTTTGCGGGCAGCAGACTCATTCGTTTCCGCTTCTGCATGCGAAGGGTATGGATTGTCAGCAGCGGAAGCCATGTTGGCCGGCGTGCCGGTTGTGTCTACTCCCGTTGGCCTGCTGGAGGATTCCCCGGAGCTTGCCCGACTGGTCCCCATCAACGGCACAGCGACGGACTGGGTAACGGCCATCCACACCGATTTTGCCAACCCACAGGCGCAACGCCGCCGCGCGAACATCGCTCAACGAAAGATTGACCGCGTGCAAGCGTTTGCCGAATCATGGCAACACCTGATCGATGAGGTGGCACGGTGA